One Ancylobacter novellus DSM 506 genomic window, CAATGCCGACGTTGCGGAGTCTGAAAGAGAGGCGCTGAGCAGCGTTCGGCAGAATTTAAATTGGATCAATCATTATCGACATATTGCATCAACACGAAGAATGCCAGATCTAATAGAGAGATATAATGAGATATCTACTTCGATATCAAATATCGATGATGTACTTCAGGCTGTAATCAAAAATAAGACATCCTCTGAACTAAATTTGTCGACGTTTGAGGATATTTTTAAGTCTAGGCTTAAATTGGAGAGAGAGCTACTAAAAATAAGAAAAGAGATGGATCAATTGCAGCATTCAAGCTCGAGCGACCTTCCGGACCCGTATCCAGTTATAGCGCGCTGGCGCGACGACGTCATCCGTTCAGAGGAAAAGGACTAATCTGGAGACGTGTCCCGATCCCTCTCCCCATCGTGACCCCACCGCCCGCCGTCCTTCCCTATCCTCCCCTTCATGCACCGCCGCTCCCTGCTTGCCGCCCCGTTCCTGCTGCTGACCCCGCGCCTCGGCTTCGCGCAGGGTGCGCCTGAGAGCCCCTCCGCGACCGTCCCGCCTGCCGGCATCGGCGCACCCGAAGCCCCAGCCGCCCCGGCGGACGCCCTCTCCCCCATCCTCGATCGCGCCGGCGCGCTCAGCCCCCTGCGCACCGTGCTCGTCTACAAGGACGGAAAGCGCCTCGCCGCGCGCGGCTTTTCCGGCGGGTCGGTCGACCGGCCGACCAATATCAAGTCGGCCTCCAAGAGCATCGTCTCGGCGCTGGTCGGCATCGCCATAGACAAGGGCGTGCTGGAGGGGCCGGGCCAGAAGATCGCCCCGCTGCTGCGCCGCGACCTGCCGGATGACCCCGACCCGCGGCTCGCCGAGATCACGCTCGGCAATTTGCTCTCCATGCAGGCGGGGCTGGAGCGCACCTCGGGCGCCTATTATGGGCGCTGGATCGCCTCGCCCAACTGGGTGCGGGCGGCGCTCGCCCGGCCCTTCGTCGACGCGCCGGGCGGCGACATGCTCTATTCCACCGGCTCGACGCATCTGCTCTCCGCCATCCTCACCCGAACGTCGGGGCGCTCGACGCTGGCGCTGGCGCGGGACTGGCTGGGGCCGCTCGACGGCTTCGAGATCGCTTCCTGGCAGCGCGACCCGCAGGGCATCTATTTCGGCGGCAACGAGATGGCGATGCGGCCCACCTCGCTCCTCGCCTTCGCCGAGCTCTACCGCAATGGCGGGCGCAACGCTGAGGGCGTGCAGTTCGTGCCGGAGGCGTGGATCGCGGCGAGCTGGCAGGTGCGCACCCATTCGCGCTTCACCGGCGACGGCTACGGCTATGGCTGGTTCACCAGGGACATCGCCGGCACGCCCGCCTATTACGGCTGGGGCTATGGCGGGCAGATGCTCTATGTGATCCCCGCGCGGGGGATGAGCCTCGTCATGACCTCGGTGGCGGACACGCCCTCCGGCCGCACGGGCCACCGCGACGACCTGCACGCGCTGGCGGGGGAGATCGTCGCGGCGGTGGGGTGAAAAGGAACGTCATGGCCGGGCCTGGCCCGGCCATCCACGCCTTTGGTCCAGCTTGGCACCCGCGGCAAGGCGTGGATCCCCGGGCCAAGCCCGGGGATGACGGTGTACAGGCGGCACTCGCCGCCTCGAAAAGCCATACGAGCCAGCTCTCGGGATAAGGTCCGCTCCGGCCGAAATCGGACTCACATTCCTTGCGCTTCACCCGCGAACGAAAGCCGCGCGGCTTTCGCTAATGCCCCATCCGCGCCCCATACGCGGGCAGGCGGTGGTATCGGCTGATGAAAACGGCGCCACCGGCAGGGCCTGCCGCTTCCGACGCCATCGCGCGCTGCGGCCTGCATCCGCGCCGGCCCGCCGCTGCGCCGGCCCGCGTCGCCTGCATGCAGAAGAGGCGTCGCCTCCGTTCAACCGGGGCGCGCGAAGCGGCCCGGTGGCACGCTTCCTGCTCCCTTCCGCCCGGTCCGGCCGCCCGCAGAACCGAACCGCCGGGGCGGCCTCATTGGGGAACAGTGACGTGACGAAGAAGCCAGACGCTCCCAACTCGTCGATCGAAACGATGCTCGCGGCACGCACGTTCACGCGCCGTGTTCTGTTCAAGGGCGCGATGAAGGGCGCCCTCGCGGCCGGCACCATGGCCGCGGCCGGGCCCTATCTGGTGCGCGACGCCTTCTCCTCCTCCGGCGAGCTCAACATCCTCAACTGGGCGGACGAACTGCCCGAGCCGGTGCTGCCGGAATTCACCAAGAAGACCGGCATCAAGGTCAATTCCACCCCGTTCTCGCAGAACGAGGAGCAGATCAACAAGCTGCAGGCGACCGAGGGCGAGGGCTTCGACCTGTGCGCCCCGACGCGCGACCGCGCCCCGCAGTTCCAGGAACTCGGCGTGCTCGCCCCCTACGACATGGCGAAGCTGAAGCTCGACAATGTGCTGCCGGCCATGCTCGAGGGCTCCACCAGCGTGTGGACCTGGGATGGCGGGCTCTACCATGTGCCGCATTGCTGGGGCTCGGAGGCCATCGCCTGGCGCTCCGACCTCGCGCCGGGCCTGACCTATGACAAGCTTTCCTACGGCACGCTCTGGGCGCCGGAGTTCAAGGGCAAGATGCAGGGCCGCCCGCACTCGCTGCTGCTCGGCATCGGCCTGTGGTGGGACAAGACCGGCAAGCTCCCGTCCAACCGCATGATGGATGCGTTCAAGGACGAGGCGACGATGAAGAAGATCTACGATCAGATCCTGCCCTTCGCCATCGAGAACAAGGCGCAGGTCAAGCAGTTCTGGGATTCGGCGGATAACACCAAGTCCGGCTTCATGGAGAATGGCTGCGTCATCGGCCAGACCTGGGACGGCCCGGCGCTGTCGCTGAAGAAGGACGGCAAGCCCGTCACCTACATGGCGCCGCAGGAAGGCGCCATCGCCTGGATCGACGGCTGGTCGCTGATCAAGGCGGCGAAGAACGTCCCGCAGGCCTACGAGTTCGT contains:
- a CDS encoding serine hydrolase domain-containing protein, producing the protein MHRRSLLAAPFLLLTPRLGFAQGAPESPSATVPPAGIGAPEAPAAPADALSPILDRAGALSPLRTVLVYKDGKRLAARGFSGGSVDRPTNIKSASKSIVSALVGIAIDKGVLEGPGQKIAPLLRRDLPDDPDPRLAEITLGNLLSMQAGLERTSGAYYGRWIASPNWVRAALARPFVDAPGGDMLYSTGSTHLLSAILTRTSGRSTLALARDWLGPLDGFEIASWQRDPQGIYFGGNEMAMRPTSLLAFAELYRNGGRNAEGVQFVPEAWIAASWQVRTHSRFTGDGYGYGWFTRDIAGTPAYYGWGYGGQMLYVIPARGMSLVMTSVADTPSGRTGHRDDLHALAGEIVAAVG
- a CDS encoding extracellular solute-binding protein yields the protein MTKKPDAPNSSIETMLAARTFTRRVLFKGAMKGALAAGTMAAAGPYLVRDAFSSSGELNILNWADELPEPVLPEFTKKTGIKVNSTPFSQNEEQINKLQATEGEGFDLCAPTRDRAPQFQELGVLAPYDMAKLKLDNVLPAMLEGSTSVWTWDGGLYHVPHCWGSEAIAWRSDLAPGLTYDKLSYGTLWAPEFKGKMQGRPHSLLLGIGLWWDKTGKLPSNRMMDAFKDEATMKKIYDQILPFAIENKAQVKQFWDSADNTKSGFMENGCVIGQTWDGPALSLKKDGKPVTYMAPQEGAIAWIDGWSLIKAAKNVPQAYEFVNFMHTPEISAMVANGSGYNPVVKGADKFLSEVAKKNFAEAYPGNALDNLWNRPPEPSWYAELRTQYAEKFKAA